atctgggcaatataatgagaccttgtctctacaaaaatcataaaaaagtaattccagcactttgggaagccgagacgggctgatcacgaggtcaggagattgagaccatcctggctaacatggtgaaaccccgaaatacaaaaaaaaaaaagactagctgggcgtggtggcgggcacctgtagtcccagctactcgggaggctgaggcaggagaatggggtgaacctgggaggcggaacttgcagtgagctgaaatctggtcactgcactccagcccgggcgacagagtgagacactgtctcaaaaaaaaaaaaaaaaaatcataaaaaattagccaagcatagtgatGTGCCCCAactccttaggaggctgaggtgggaggattgcttccaggaggcggagggtacagtgagctgagattgcacaactgcactccagcctgggcaacatagtgagactctgtctcaaaaaacaacaacaataacaacaaaaaaaacaagccaaaaaaaagaaagaaaagaaaactatttgtTTTCAGATAACATGACCTTACATacataaagacataaagaaaatcctaaagaatccaCAACAAAATCTATTAGGGCTAAAAAACGAATTCatcaaagttgcaggatataagatcAACATGAAAAATCGTGTATTTCTACACACTAGGAATGaacaattcaaaaatgaaattaagaaaacaattccatctttaatagcatcaaaaagaataaaatacttaggaataaatttaaccaatcAGGTGAAAGACgtgtacaatgaaaactacaaaacacagtagaaagaaattaaagatgtaaGTGGAATAGAAAGATACTCCGTGTATGTGTGTTGGAAGACTACTCCCCAAATTAATCTACAGATTTActgcaatccctgtcaaaattccCACTGCCTTTTTGTGCAGAAGTGGACTAGTTAatcttaaagttcatatggaattgcaagggTCTATGAATAGACAAAATgatcttgaaaacaaaaaacaaagttggaggactgacacttTCCATTTCAAAAGTTACTACAAAACTAccataatcaagacagtgtggtatctATCCTGGCATTAGATTGACAGACTAGAATTGAGAgaccagaaataaaaatcaagtgtACACCTAtgttcaactgattttcaacaagggtaccaagacccaggggaaagaatagtctcttcaacacAGGTGCTAGGACAGCCGGATAACCCCAtgcaaagaatgaagttggattcTTTCCTCAATATATACAAATGTTAATTCAATATTGATCTAATACCTAAATGTAACcaataaaactacaaaaccctTACAATAAAACTCACAGGTAAGTCCTCATGATCTTGGGTTTGGCAATGAGTTATTAGCTAGGATgccaaagcacaagcaacaaagaagaaaataggtaAGTTGGACTTGacaaaattgaaacaaagaacattatgaaaaaaatgaaaggacaacctacagaatggagaaaatattttcaaatcatatatctgataagggtctcCTTCCCatcatatataaagaattcctacacctcaaccacaaaaatacaaataagccaATTAAAGCAGGCAAAGGActttaacagacatttctccaaagaaggtacacaaatggccaacacgTGCAGGAAAAGATACTCAATGTCATTGGtcttagggaaatgaaaattgtaatcacaatgagataccacttcacactcaaGATGGCCAtgatttttcaaaggaaaataataagtgttggtgaggatgcagagattGGTGAGAATGAAAAATGGTTCAGCTGCACGAAAAACAGTTTTGTGcttcctcagaaagttaaacacataATTACCACATGACCAAGCAATTTCAatcctaagtatatacccaaaagaattgaacaGGTGTTCAAATACttatacaagaatgttcacagcagcactgttcacaatcaCTAAAGAGTGAAAAcagctcaaatgcccatcaactgatgaatatataaacaaaatgtagtacatCTGTACAGTAgactattattcagccataaaaaggaacaaagtactgatacatggtACAACATGGATTACCCTTGAAAACGTTAGGCctagtgaaggaagccagacacaaaaggccctatattgtatgattccatttacatgaaatgtcttttATAGGCAAATCCATGGAGGCTAAAAGCAGATTAGTGAGTGCCAGGGACTAGGGTGGGAAAAAGTAATGGGGAATGACtacttaatgggtacagggtttctttttgaaattagataaaattagaagctgtaattttaaaatggttaaaatgatcaattttatgttacatgattactttaatttaaaaagatacacagaaacacattaaaaacagtattatgtattttttaggtATATGGATGTAGTGTGTTTATAAATgcataattaaaaacaagaaagataaacGCGTAGCTAGTTGTCCAGGATACCCTCCAAACTGGAACCAGTAATAATGCAGAGGAGGAAACATTGATCGCCAAGGTAAATTTTGAAATGCACAAATTTTTACaagaatatattttacatgtttaattaaaagtaagttattttattagaaaatttacATCAGTATATACATGGTATAAAGTCTGAAAGTAGCTCTGGGGAAAAATTTCATGGGAAATTCCCTTTCCACCTTATATGTGTCTGCATATTGAAATTTTGGCAACAGACATGTACTacatttataatcagaaaaaatatatatcaagcaagaagaaaagaacaggaaGCTGGAGAAGAAGTAGTGAGGAAATAGAGACCGAGGACCATGCTCTGTGAAAACTTAGTAAGACTCAGAGAGTTTGTCTTATCCCCACCCCCATCTGCTGCCACTTTCAACTGCAAAACTGTGAACTCTGGCAGGATTTTCCAGGGACAGCCAAGAAGATAGCAAAGTTACGGTATTATGGCAACTCCCAACCAGGCCAAAATAGGGGAGAAATGGTGGAGTGTGGCATCTTGACCATGGCAACCTGGCCTGGATGGGCTGAGCCCCCAGAACACTGGCCACTAAGTGATCCCTTCTGTAGGGGTGGATGCCTGACGCCGGGACTGACAAAGTGAAGGCCCTTGAGATGGCTGGTTCCAGCACTTTGCTCACCCAGATTGGCAATCATTAAGGGAAGCAATAGGATCCACTATTTTGAGGACTTTAAACATGCTTGGTTTACCAAGGTTGCTTGGTTCACAGTGGGGCCAGAACCCGTAAGACACCCAGATGAGCAGTGCCATAGCAATGATATGAGGCAGCAGGATCCTcaaaaacatataaacagaagCCATGGACAGTGTGTGGCCCTACAAGCTGTGGGCACCCAGCAAACCTTTCCTGCAGGAAAATGGATAATGAAATGCATGCTAAAGCCAGAGCCAAAATGGCCTCCCAGATCTCAAAGGACTCCCAGCATCTCTGAATCACCTGAGTGTGCAGTTCCAGTGCTAATTCTGAATCCTAGAAGCACAGCTTTTTGTGAGCTCCCAGGAGATCTGCTTGCACAACTGCATTCTTACAGTGAAGCAGGACAGATCCAGGTTTTGTGGCACCTAAAACATATGATTTAGAAAGCCTACTTTTTAAGAAAAGCACACAAAATTACAGATGTCAAATTAGTATTTATTTAAGACGAGAaaagaaattacaacaaattacacattttttaagTTGATAAACACGTCAAAcataacataatatttatatgaattaaCTGCCCCACCtctatatttttctacatttcagCTGCATAATCTTTTAATGTTTCTTCATAGGATGATTTTACAACCACATTGTCTACAGAAACATTCTTACGATTGACATTTGGTATGCATAAAGCATGTGATTTTTCACACTGACTTCCACATTGTTTACAGTAGCTGGAATTTCATGAAATTCCcaccaagaaaagaaataagcatgaaatatttaaaattgtatcgTTGCATTGTCAAGTATATTCCTGACAAGAGAGAACTTCAATTTTAATCAGGCATCAATGAGACTTGAATCTTCCACTTACAGTTTTACACATCTAATAACAGGAAGAATTTTCTACAGACTGGCTTCTGGTTCCATATTTTTCACACTTACTTTTCCTCCCCTGCCCAAATACTTTTGGTGCCAGCATGGAAGACACATTCTTATCAGGATAGCAGCGCTTCTGTTCCTGCATCTTCACACCATGAGCAAGGTGAATGAACACAGCAACAGCAGAATGGCTAGCAAGGATTTATGTGTTCCCAAGGGTGACTGCGAACCACATAAATCTATGCTGTTAAACTGAGTCTATCCCAACTCAGACTTTCCTTAGTCTCATTGCAAAAGAGGCTGCCATTCCACACTACTCGACAGGAGGTGAGTGACAGAGGGAGTAAGAGGGAAGAGAAACAGAGGTCCTCTCCAATTGCCGCTGAAATATCTTGCTTTCACagattttaccccaaaatatacaGCTCTGTAAACGCGTTCCTCGGGCCCGGACAGGTGCCCTGACACTTAAGCTTCAGGAAATCTATTCTGGCTATGAGTAGGCTTAAAGTAAAACTCCTTACTTGTAGGTAAGCTGCATGACTCTTCACTGTCATCAGGAGGAATAGGAATGCCACTGGGGCTGGGAAATTAACTGAAGTCAAGAGATAATGGTACGCTCCCACAGTGGTGGGAATCAATAAAGCAAAAGAGATACAagcaagagaagaggagagagagatgtgGTTAAAATGTGCGCAGACAGGACCTAATGAGGTGGAGTCTGGTGTACAGGTGGGCGGAGTCCAATGATGGAGGTGTGACTAACAGTTGAGGGTGGGGCTAAAGACTAGGGTGGCCTAAATAATAGATAAGTGGACCCTAAGGACCAAGGCCATGGACACGCAAAATGTGAGTAAGGCCCTTGCAGGAGGGACTTGCCTGATGGGTAATGAACAGTGTCTAAAGGCGGGAGGGGAATTGGAAACAAGATGGATGGGCCCTAGAAACAAGAAGTCAGGGGCACCTGGGCCAGGCCTTCTTTCCTCCCAAGATCAGAGGTGGGGATAGGAACAGGAGAGGAGGGTCCCCCATTGAGCCTCTCCCTGTTTTTCCTTCCCCCCAATCAGTTAGAGAAGACAGCCATAAAGATTCAGTCATGGTGGCGTGGCAACATGGTGCGCCGGACGTTACTGCATGCAGCACTCAGAGCCTGGGTCATCCAGTGCTGGTGGAGGTCCATGCAGGCCAAGATGTTGGAGCAAAGACGGCGCCTGGCACTAAGACTCTATACCTGCCAGGAGTGGGCAGTGGTGAAGGTGCAGGCACAGGTTCGAATGTGGCAGGCCCGCAGGCGGTTCCTCCAGGCACGCCAAGCAGCCTGCATCATCCAGTCTCACTGGCGCTGGCATGCCAGCCAAACCCGAGGCCTGATCCGGGGCCACTATGAGGTCAGAGCCAGCCGGCTGGAGCTTGACATCGAAATCCTCATGACCTAGGGCGCTGACAGAGCCAAGGAGGCTGGATCTCTCTTCCAATAAAGACCTTTACTGACCACACACTTGCTCTTTGGAGATTAGACTCATGGAGGAGGGTTCAGCCCCTAACTTTTCTGCCTTCCCCCCAGAAAGATTCCCTGGTATGTTCTAGAGCCCCTGTCCTCAGGTCACCAACCCTAGGCCCCTGTTCCTAACAGCATACCTGGCATCCAAGAGAGACCCCAGGGCCCAGGTCAAGCACTGATGATGATTGCCTGATTTTGGCCCCTTCCACAGTGGGAGTAGGCATTGGGCTTTAGTTTCCTGCAGCCCCTGTCCAGGCATCTCCATTCAGATCAGAAGATCAGAGAATCTGGCTGCAGCCAGGGCCAGCTGGGAAGGCCAGGATTCCACAGGCCTGTGATTGGCAGGACCCTCAGGGTCGGCAGAGTGCTTGGCAGGGAGCCAGGAGGACATGGCACTTCAGCTGGCAACAGCAGGACAGACGCTCTGCCTTATGGTGGGGGAGGCAGTGGGGGATCAGCCAGCCAGAGCCAGCCCCTGGGGAAGCCAGAGCAGGAGCTGAAGGTAGCAGCTGTGCCTACTGCCTCCCCACCCTGGGGCTGAACAACGAGACTTCCCTCCCCTCTGCTGGGCACTTCCTGGGAGAACCAGGCATGGGatctgggaggggagagggactCGGGGGGTGTGGGGAGATGGTGGTGGGGGTGGCATGGGGGTAGGTAAACAACTAGGGGTAGGCAGGGGAAAGGGCTGTCCCTCTGCCAGTGCAGGTCATTGGGCACACAGCCTCTAAATCCTACCACGTCCTCAGAAGCAGCTGTGCTCCTCGTCCACCCCCATGTCCCCTCTCCGGCCTACCCCCAGGCTGCCTCATCCTCTGCTGGGCCTGCCTTGGGTGGGTGCTGCTGGGCCACTGCTTtgctgagtctccctctgtctctgggcACCTATGGTGCAACCATCTCTCACGTGGTCTCTCACTGTCTCTGCTTTGTCATCCATGCCCAAGGCCCCTCACTCTCTACCTGTGTCCCTCAGATGTTTGTGTGAACCTTCATCCCAGAAGTCTGAGGTCTGCAACCCTCCACAGGGTCTTTCCATGGTGGGTCCCTCAGGAGAGGTGGGAGGGCCAGTGGGGAGGTGTGCAGGGGTCTTCCTGCCTTGCAGCTGGGTGACACTTTCCCtaatccgtgtgtgtgtgtgtgtgtgtgtgtgtgtatgtgtgtgtgtgtgtgtgtgtgttttgggggtgaGTCTCCAGAACAGCTATAGCAGATTGAGGGTTTAGGGTTCAGCCTGACACACAGCATCTGCAGTAGCTGCAGGTGGCAGTGAAGCAGCTGGGTACCTGGACTTTCTGACTGAATCCCACTCTTCCAGGGGAACCCATTCAGGGGTGCTGGATACAGCTCTGCCCACCTCCTACTCACAGTAGCGAGTGGTACGAAACTAGATAGGTCTGCAGCTGGGCATAATAGGAACTCTGCATGACTAACCCCTTAGGTGCTACCTCAACAGTGAGAGGTGTTTAAAACCTGGATTGGCAATGGTTTAAGTTTCTGAGTTATATATTTTCAACACAGGACATTATAATCCCCTAGgacactaaaaaatatatatatatattgatacCTGGATCCACCCAGGGATTCTGCTTTAACTGGGCTGGTATGCGGCCTGGcatcagctttccaaagtgcagCCTTAGTTTGGGAACTGCTGTGTTAAGCCCTTTTCAACTGGCCCGTGTAGGGTGCTCTACAGAATTTCATGCTCACACAGGAGACTCAGGTCATCAAGGCTTCCTGCTCTCTGATGTTCTAACAATGCCAAGTGAAACAGGAATCCAGCGGGAGCACCACTTTGGGTCAAAAACTTTTGGAAACAGGAAGACACAGCTTGGTAGCTGGGGGCTGAATGGAAGGGGCTTTTGAGGGGAACGTGAGTGAGACCTCCTGTCCCAGGTAGACAGGATCTGAAGAAGATGGCACCACATAGATGTGAGCAATGAGACTCAAGGGCTAGCCCAAGAAAGCCAAGCTTCATCCAAAGCCTTCACCACCACTCCACTTTGGGTGTCCTGCTGGTGGTCAGGGGTCTTAAGAAACTAGGGATAGTCTGGACCTGTGGGCAATGGGCACTGGAGAGCCCCAAGGAAGAGGAAGTGAGTGAGGCATGGGATGGGAGTTGGGAGAAAGGCTCCTCTTTAACAGTGAGGTCTGTGGCCAGTGTTGGCCTAGATCACTGGAGCCACCCTTCCCTCCTCAGCAAGGGTAAGGCTGCTGGTGGGATTCTCAGAGGCAGACCTCAGAGGCCTTTCCTGCCACTCCTCACCATCGCTGAGGATTGAGCTGCAGGAAGAACTCTTTCTGACAACATGTATCATATGCTGAAACACTGAAGTGTAGAAGGGGAGGCTGTGCTTGTGGCTTTGGGATGGGAGTAGGCCTGAGAGCACTCTAGGGGGACCAAGTATCCCCAGTCTTGCTCCTCCCTCAGATGACATGGTGTCCCCAAGAGATATGTGGCCACAACCCTCCCATCAGTAAAGAATTGCATTGGCCCTCAGACTGGCACAGCCTGCTGAAGTCCTAGGAAGGTAGTCCAGTAAGTGAGGGCCCATCCCCTGCAGTTCTCTTCTACCACTGGGAAAGGATTCCCAGACGGCATCTCATCTTTTTGTCCCCAGGGTGCCCACCCTATGCTCTCAAGCCTCCCACCTGATACATCACCAACCTCAGCTCTGACCACACAGCCCCAGGATCCCCAGAGCCTTGTCTTCTGCTTCTTTGTGTCCCACATGCTAAATCCAAAATGAGATGACCAAAGCCACCGCCATGCCATGCCAGGCAGGTTGAGTGGACTGACCACCACCCCGCTGACCACACATACACCCGTGTTGCTGGAGGGCACCACCCTACTCCATCCCCTCCCTGCCAGGGTGGAAATGCTTGGTGTAAACAAATCCAtcaactttgtttcaaaaaattgagtTTGCTCAAGTCCACCACAAGTTAGTGGAAGCAGGCACTTATGTAGAAGAGCTACAgtgagttgaaagaaaaaaatgtttcctgggCACTCTCAAAGCTGGGCTTTCATGTCAAGCGTCAACAAATAACTTTGCATAGAGTTTCACCTTTAAAAAGGTAACCATAgattttgagagtgaaagggacACTACTGATAAATACGTCGGAAATAGCAAGTGCAAACCAGGACTGTCCTAGGAAAACCAGGAGGTGTTAGCAGCCTATTGGTAAGCCTTCATGTGCAGAGGGTGGCAGGAGGTGGGGGATGCGGTAGAGGGCAGAGAAACTTCCAGCTACgcaagaagagacaaaagaaaagccCATGCATGACTCTGAGACAGAGTGTGAGGAGGCTGAGATACTGCTGCAGAACATGCCCTCCACCTCCTTCCCTTGTGTTACCCCAATAGGCATAGGGAAATCTGAGAATATAACCTGGGGAGACTGCATGGCTCAGAGATGAAAGGAAGCAGAAGCCGAGGGAGATGCCTAAGTGATGGGTCTGGGGGCAGCTCCCACTGAGCCCTGTACACTTCCCTATGGAGCCTGCAAGTAGCCAAGATCCCTGGGAACCCCAGATGGGGGAGGCAAGAAGTGGCAAGAAGACTGGTGGTCCCAAAGAGGCCTGAGATAGAGACAAGAAGCCACAGACTATAAGGACCTTGCCACCTGAGGTCAAGGCAGGGACCATGGGCATTGCAGAAGGTGAGTTTAGGTCAAGGAGTGGGGCACAGAGAGGTCCCTTTCTCAGAGGTGGGTTGAGGATAAACAACATGTCACCCATAAGAGCAGTAGAACCAGTTGCAAGAATCAACCCAgggtcaggagcagtggctcacgcctataatcccaggactttgggaggccaaggtgggaggattgcttgaggccaggagttcaagaccagcctgggcagcatagtgagaccctgtctctagtctctaaatatatacacatatataatatgtaatatatatatagagagagagatcgacccaggaggaaaaagtgggaGATGTGAGTAAAGCATGATTGACTATGAGTTGATCATTGCTGAAGCTGGATGATGACTACTCGCTGTATTTTTGGATATGTTTGAAAGTTtccacaataaaaatatgaaaaactaataGTAGTATAAATactagaagaataaaaattacttCTGTACCTTCCATAACAGTTAAAAATTGCATTGGGCTGTTAGAAATAGAAACCTGaaaaacagtggcttaaacaacacaaaagTTTGTTTTCGTCTCCGATAAATGAATCCCAGCAGTGGGAAGTCCAAAGCATGGCAGCTCCATGATGTCAACAGAGCCCCATCTCCTTTCCTCTGTCCACACTGCACCACTGGATGGGACCCTACTCCTCATGCTGTTAAGATAACTCCTACAGTTCCAACCATCATGTCTACATCCTAGGCaagaaaatgaaggacaaaaagagaaactgctcatgccagctgaatttatttctttaaaaggctTTTCCTAGAAGGCTTACTTGACCAGGCACctcaatttatattttgtttgctaGAACTGTTACTTGACCCTCCCAGCTACAAGGATGCATAATGCTACCATGACTAAACTCAGATACTTCCAAATAGGCTAGATTGTGCTGCAGCACAAACTACCTAACCTCAGTGGCTTGACTGAAGTGTATTTCTCACTCACGCGAAGCCTGCTGGGGTCCATGTTAAGGACCACGGCAGCATTCCTCTGTGTGTTTGCTCAGCATTCCAAGCTCCTCCACTCTGATACTGCCTTCATATGGATATGAACCTCTGTGATTGTGCGCTTAGCAGGGATGGAGAGAAGAGCATCAGCAGTTACAGTCTTTCACTTGGAAGTGTCATATTTCACTTCGGCTCCTCTTCTGTTGACTCAACTAGCCATGTAACTGTGTCTAACCTCAAGGAGAAGGGAAATACAATCTTCCCACAtgccaaaaaggaaaagagaacaagaatGTTGATGAATAGAACAATGTCCTCTACATCTAGGTTCCATTTCTAAGGTAGAAGTGAAAGTGGATTTTGGGGAGGCAATCAGCAGCCTCTGCCACAACTCCTAAAACattagaagaaaaacatgaaggGGAAAACTCAATTCAACAGCAGCATGAAAcggaagaaaacaataataagaaaGCATGATAGATAGAAAACTCAAAGATGGATAAGTCTGTGTTAAACGGAAATGGGTAAAATGTGTCTATTAACAGAATCTC
This window of the Theropithecus gelada isolate Dixy chromosome 2, Tgel_1.0, whole genome shotgun sequence genome carries:
- the IQCF6 gene encoding IQ domain-containing protein F6; the protein is MVRRTLLHAALRAWVIQCWWRSMQAKMLEQRRRLALRLYTCQEWAVVKVQAQVRMWQARRRFLQARQAACIIQSHWRWHASQTRGLIRGHYEVRASRLELDIEILMT